From Triticum aestivum cultivar Chinese Spring chromosome 4A, IWGSC CS RefSeq v2.1, whole genome shotgun sequence, a single genomic window includes:
- the LOC123082505 gene encoding germin-like protein 9-1 — MVSSCLALAVLLAVPFLALAGDPDILTDFILPPGTNASLLNSTFFTYTGLFAGNSANPAKFTVTKATATEFPALLGQSVSYAALIFGPGTVNPPHVHPRASELLYVVQGPLLVGLIDETKGELYAQTLHTGDMFVFPKGMVHFQFNGGDHVVRAFSAFGSASPGTISLPTVLFESGIPDAVLEKSLHVDQGTVDALEQDPAPLAPAPAPSPDTPPAPKNGGAAPAPACFALLAGFAAALLL; from the exons ATGGTGTCGTCATGTCTTGCCCTCGCCGTCCTCCTTGCTGTGCCCTTCCTTGCCCTCGCCGGCGACCCGGACATCCTCACAGACTTCATCCTGCCGCCCGGCACCAATGCGTCGCTCCTCAACAGCACGTTCTTCACCTACACGGGCCTCTTCGCTGGCAACTCCGCCAACCCAGCCAAGTTCACGGTGACAAAGGCCACCGCCACCGAGTTCCCGGCGCTGCTCGGCCAGTCCGTCTCCTATGCTGCCCTCATCTTTGGCCCAGGCACCGTCAACCCGCCTCACGTCCACCCAAG GGCGTCCGAGCTGCTTTACGTGGTGCAGGGCCCGCTGCTGGTGGGCCTCATCGACGAGACGAAAGGTGAGCTGTACGCGCAGACGCTGCATACGGGTGACATGTTCGTGTTCCCCAAGGGCATGGTGCACTTCCAGTTCAACGGTGGCGACCACGTGGTGCGTGCCTTCTCGGCCTTCGGCAGCGCCAGCCCCGGCACCATCTCACTCCCGACTGTCCTCTTTGAGTCCGGCATCCCCGACGCCGTCCTCGAGAAGTCGCTTCACGTCGACCAGGGCACCGTAGACGCGCTCGAGCAGGACCCGGCGCCGctcgctcccgctcccgctccctcTCCAGATACACCGCCAGCGCCTAAGAATGGTGGTGCGGCGCCCGCACCGGCGTGCTTCGCGCTGCTAGCTGGCTTCGCCGCGGCATTGTTGCTGTGA
- the LOC123082508 gene encoding germin-like protein 9-3 — MASINSYSLVLVVVALVTAPHAMVAGDPDILTDFVVPDNFYGIAPMNITGDFFTYTGFRATMNMTMPMPMPGAQNFTVTKASMTEFPALNGQSVSYAMLKFPSESINPPHTHPRAAELLLVLHGALSVGFVDTAGKLYTQDLAVGDMFIFPKGLVHYQSNPGQSPAVALSAFGSAAAGTVSVPVTVFGTGVDDAVLAKSFKTDLPTVQKLKAALTPPPKK; from the coding sequence ATGGCGTCCATCAACTCCTACTCCTTGGTGCTGGTGGTGGTTGCATTGGTCACGGCACCACATGCCATGGTGGCCGGCGACCCGGACATCCTCACCGACTTTGTCGTCCCTGACAACTTCTATGGGATAGCACCGATGAACATCACCGGCGACTTCTTCACCTACACCGGCTTCCGCGCCACCATGAACATGACCATGCCCATGCCGATGCCAGGGGCACAGAACTTCACTGTGACCAAGGCCAGCATGACGGAGTTCCCGGCACTCAACGGGCAGAGCGTGTCCTACGCCATGCTCAAGTTCCCCTCCGAATCCATCAACCCACCCCATACCCACCCTCGTGCAGCAGAGCTACTGCTCGTCCTTCACGGTGCGCTCTCCGTTGGCTTCGTCGACACGGCTGGCAAGCTCTACACTCAGGACCTAGCCGTCGGCGACATGTTCATATTCCCCAAGGGTCTGGTGCACTATCAGTCCAACCCAGGTCAAAGCCCCGCAGTTGCACTCTCGGCCTTCGGTAGCGCCGCCGCGGGCACCGTGTCTGTTCCTGTTACCGTGTTTGGTACTGGTGTTGACGATGCGGTGCTCGCCAAGTCCTTCAAGACTGACCTGCCCACCGTGCAAAAGCTCAAGGCGGCACTTACTCCGCCACCGAAGAAATGA
- the LOC123082510 gene encoding putative germin-like protein 9-2 — protein sequence MASMNLYSLVLVAVALVAAPMAAMAGDPDILTDFIPPTSMVGMPMNITGDYFTYTGFHPSPLPPLAFTLTKASMAEFPALNGQSVSYARLVFPPGTVNPTHTHPRASELLLVLDGALSVGFVDTAGKLYTKDLVSGDMFVFPKGLVHYQYNQGTTTAVALSAFGSANAGTVSVPVTVFGTGVDDAVLAKSFKTDLPTIQKLKAALTPPKK from the coding sequence ATGGCTTCCATGAACCTCTACTCCTTGGTGCTGGTGGCGGTTGCCCTGGTGGCCGCGCCGATGGCCGCCATGGCCGGCGACCCGGacatcctcaccgacttcatcCCGCCAACGTCGATGGTCGGCATGCCGATGAACATCACCGGCGACTACTTCACCTACACCGGCTTCCAcccgtcgccgctgccgccgctggccTTCACGCTCACCAAGGCCTCCATGGCCGAGTTCCCCGCGCTCAACGGGCAGAGCGTGTCGTACGCCAGGCTCGTGTTCCCACCGGGCACCGTCAACCCGACCCACACCCACCCGCGCGCCTCCGAGCTGCTGCTCGTCCTCGACGGCGCCCTCTCCGTCGGCTTCGTCGACACCGCCGGCAAGCTCTACACCAAGGACCTTGTCTCCGGCGACATGTTCGTCTTCCCCAAGGGCCTCGTGCACTACCAGTACAACCAGGGGACAACGACCGCCGTGGCGCTCTCGGCATTCGGCAGCGCCAACGCCGGCACCGTGTCCGTGCCCGTCACCGTGTTCGGCACCGGCGTCGACGACGCCGTGCTCGCCAAGTCGTTCAAGACCGACCTGCCCACCATCCAGAAGCTCAAGGCGGCGCTCACCCCGCCCAAGAAATAA
- the LOC123087402 gene encoding 40S ribosomal protein S25-2 — protein MAPKKEKAPAASSKPAKSGGGKQKKKKWSKGKQKEKVNNAVLFDQATYDKLLTEVPKYKQITPSVLSERLRINGSLARRAIKDLMERGLIRMVSIHSSQQIFTRATNT, from the exons ATG GCACCGAAGAAGGAGAAGGCCCCGGCGGCGTCGTCGAAGCCGGCCAAGTCGGGCGGCggcaagcagaagaagaagaagtggagcAAGGGCAAGCAAAAGGAGAAGGTGAACAACGCGGTGCTCTTCGACCAGGCCACCTACGACAAGCTGCTCACCGAGGTGCCCAAGTACAAGCAGATCACGCCCTCCGTCCTCTCCGAGCGCCTCAGG ATCAACGGCTCGCTCGCTCGCAGGGCCATCAAGGACCTGATGGAGAGGGGGCTCATCAGGATGGTGTCAATCCACTCCAGCCAGCAGATCTTCACCAGGGCCACAAACACCTGA